GCAGCTCAGAACCAAGAGCAACCAAGAAACATAGCTGCTATCTCACTGATGGTGATTAATTTCAACAGTTAGTGCAACTTTCTTCGGGCAGAGGAAGAGACAATCTCCCAAATACTGAAGCTTCAACTAGTCCATTGGATTTATAGAAACAATGTTAACAAACTACCAGTGAATCATATAAGCACGCACAACTCAGGTATAAGTAAATTGGTATCTTAACTGAGGATCCTGCCAAGACAAATTCTATTCAATAATTTACATTATTTTTTCTAAGCAAGTTCTATAGAACGACTATAAAACCAGTAAAGTTATATGGGAGTGAATGTTAAGCTTTAATAATATGAAAGTTCAAGAAATGACTAGATGCAATCACAGTAACTAGTATGTTCTACTTTCTGGAATACTATAGATCAAACAAGAGGAACTGAGTTGCATTATCAAACTGACCTTGTCTATAATGATGCAAACTCTACCAAACATGTTTTCCGGGACAGAATAGCACCTCAGCACTTCTTGCAAGACCTATCAAATAGCACATGATATTTTCAATATggagaaacaaataaaaaaacaatGAAGTTGTTTAAGCCGAAATAGCACCATAAAACagaatttgaagaagaagaaaccgCATCACAGGCATAATTCTCATACTTATTTTCCCAATAGATTTGCTTAACTTCCATCACATAAGCAAATTCGTTAACTCACTGAATTtcacttcttcccttttttccaCTCACTTCCAAGCCAAAATCTCTGATAAAACACCTAGGAGTGACATCATTTTGGCAATTAGGAATTATGTAATGCCTGTCAAAGGCAAAAGAAGGAGCCACCTGAATTCCTTAGACATTTTCAAGCCTCATCCACCCATTTGTCAGACTGATGCTAAGCTAAACAACATCAtagctttatttatttttatttttttaaaaagcactAATATTTTTGCATTTTCCGGGAATACGATATCATCCATTTAAAGACCAAGTTATTTGTAAAACTTGAAATATTACCTAACTTGATAATAATCTACTAACAGATCATCTTCTTTTCAACTTTCTAATAGATTTCGAAAATTTTAAACAACATAAAAGCTGCTTTTTTATTTCAGTTTATGGGTGTTGAAGACATAATTAAGTTAATAAAAATGTGCTCTCTCTAATAGCTTAATCTTCTAGATTAGATGCGACACACTTCAACATGGTATCAAAGTCAGACTCATCTCAATTTCTTGTTTACCCAATGTTAGGTCCCCATGTAACATTGTCCATGCTCCAAATAACCAATCCTACTCGTGGAGGGTCTTATTGATTAAGCAATCGGTTGTTTGTCTCCTTATATGATTTTGGGTAATCCTCAcataagctagcttttggggttgagttaagGCAAAAGGTCCATTTCTTCACAATGGGCATTACAATTTACAAGTAGCCCACTTTTTGCACAAGCCACCAAGTAACTACAGATCTAtccttgtttcttgatttaatttgtatattatGGAGGTAGTAGAAAAGGATGTGACTGGAATAACGGTTTACAAGCTGGTTTTCGAGTTAACATGTCATGTTTGAACCTAAGTTTCcaaataatttaatattataaaCGGATAGTGGCAGTAGTATAAAATATTGCATTAGTAGCATATATTTCAAGATTCACTAAGTAGAAAGTGGATCACCTAAAGAAATGACAATAACAAATGATGAATCTTCCattatatgatattgacacaaAACAGCATTTAAATTATGTGTTCTTTCGCCACATATCGTTTCAGGTAACTGAAAGTCTGAAATACAAACAAGTAGCAAGAACACGAAGAGTTCTGGTGAAtaacagaaagaaaaaatgtAGTTCCAAGCAGACACCTTTCTACTAGAGATCTTAAACCCAACATCTGATGCTGTGAGGCCTATGCGCTTGAAGAAGGTAATAATTGAAGATATCAGCTCTGCTTCAGCCTAAAAGCCAGGAATTAGAAATAAATTTGGTGAGTGAAAATGCGAAATTACCATCTAAGCCATTGCATTATATATTTAAAGCTTCTCCAGCAAGAAAACATTTCTCTAGAAAAGCTCAGAACTTACATGCAATGGAAGAGTGAAAAGAATAACTCATATAGGCGCTAAAGATACAAGTTAATTTGAATCAAACATGAAAGTTACATTCAAGAAGAACTTTTCACAATAGTGATCAAGATGCTACTGATGAGAACTTAACCCGATTTAGATATAATGACAAGCAATAAGGGGAACTGTATTTGATGTTGACTGATTCAACCCTTGAAGTTGTCTAGTTATCTCTCTCCAAGTCTAGTGTCTGTGTGTTGTCGTTATGTTGCTAGGAGAATTTATATTAGTTGATGTCTTACGGTTTTGTCCTGTCAGCTTTGGGTTTCTGTATGCTATGCTGTTTATTAGCTTTTCAGAGCCACAATGATCAAACTTGGAAAACCAATCTTGGCAAGCAAATTAAGCAGATGGAAACAGGAGATCTGTTAGAAGACAGGATACACATATGCCAAGCTGCCATCGATCCTTGCCAGGTCTCCAAGTTCTACACATGCCTTTATGTTATCTAGAAGCGAGACTAAAAGGTTTTAGCAGGCTTTTACTGTataatatttaggaaaattaaGTGAGAACGCAAGTCGGTTTACCTATAATGTACCTCAACCAAGACATGAAATTTTGAAATGCCTCGAATACATACATCTGCAATATTCTCCCCCATAAACCTGGTTCATAACCTTGCAGACACATTTCTGATTATTTTCATCGATCCTTATCCAGCTAGTaaatctttttcctcttttcacTCAGATTATTTTCTTCAATCCTTATCCTGCCCGTAAATATACTTCCTCTTTCAACCAAGAGAAATGGTGCTGTCATTGCTAATGTCAATCAGCTCAAATGACTAACCACTAGCCAGAAAATATGTTCATCTTTCCATTTCCTTTATGCTGGTCAGATATATTTTTCGTCTCCATACACTAGGCTTAAGTTACTCTGTCATCAGGCTTACAGTCTGAATGAGAAAGAGGCTAGATACTTTATTGGGGTTGCTACAAGTTGAAGCTGGCTATAGTTTCCGGAGAAATCGTCTGTAACTTCAAGGAGTTTTGGCACATtaccgagagagagagagagagagagaactgTCTTTTCTTGTCTCAAGGTGTTGTTTAGAGGCATCATTCTTCCTGCTCCTCTCATTCCCCAACTTAATCTGCACATTAGTTTCTTATAATCTAATTGTCTCCACATCACGACAACATCACCGTTTTCTCATGTCACAAGACCCATGATGTTAGTCTCATATGATCTCTCTCCACATCACCTTTTTTAGGTCATGATTCATGTTCAGTGCTTAAGAATTTGTTTCTCAAATTTAAATTGCCCCTTGTGATAGTATTATGCACTCATGTTAACAGATTTGTGCACCATGACAACCATATCAAAGTGCTCTAGTTATACTTGCACAAATACAACATGTGGGAAACCATTTCATTATCTGTCTACGTTCCTTGGTTCGAGTCTTACCTctactaattattatttaacAGAAAAGGTGAAGCCGACATCACTGAGTAAAATGGCCTAACAGAAATCAAGCTCTGTCCACATCAAATAACTTCAAGACTTCAATTTCATCCATGCGAAGATTTTGACTCAAGAACCAGaactatatgatgatattcctTTTGCCAtgaaatatcatcatataaccAAAAACCTACCAAGAATTTTTCACTTGGAACATCTTTTATTAATAAGGATTCCACTTGGAACATCTAATCCTACCATATCTTCAGACTTAGATTGAGGCGTAGTTGACTAGCTGCGGTTTGATATCAACATTACATAGACTAATTCTCAAAGATCAGCAGCATTCAGCTAGGTCTAAATGGGGTATTTATATAGCAGCTGCTACATGTAAACAGCCAAGTTTAAAGTTCCAGCAGGTggcaataattaaattttttaatgcttttttttttttttttaataaacgtGGTGTCCATGGTTCTGACCCTTCATTGATCACTAGATCACACCCTTGGGTGCTTTTTAATGCTTTATAACAGTGGCAAGGATCAACTAAACAGATAGAGCTTAACCTACCGTTACATCTGGTACACCAATTATATCCATATTCCATTGGTAATGTTCACGACGTCTTCCCCTGGTCATTCTCTCATAACGCCAGCACTGCCCAATAGCAAACCATTTTAATGGAAGAGATACAGATTTTCTGGACAGAAAAAAACGTGCAGATCAAAATGTGGCATCCCCGCCTGGATACAAAAGTGTAATAACGTATAAATCAATGGTGAACATTGAAAAGCTGCAATAATTCTTGCTTCACAAGTCGATGAAGAATCATGACTCTCTAAGTCCAAGTGAACAAATTAGACATTTACCCTTTCTGTATCACAAGTCTTGCCAATGAAGGAGTCAGCTCGGGCCTCAATGCAACTCGACGGTTTCCACGGTCCTCAAAACAGTAAAGCTGCAAGATAGAAAGAGAAACAAATGATATCAGGTTCATcacatttcattttctttctttgctATGCTTGAGATAACATAATAATTTATGCAGAACGAGTCATGCACCGACTACTAATTGCCTAGGAGTGAGCTTAAGAAAACCTCTAATATACATTTAGTGTTAGCTATTTTGATTCAGCAAAATCAACATGTCCCTTGTCATAATTGAGCTCTCAATCCAAGGTCTCCAAGTATTAAAGCATGCAAGAAATAAAACCAAACATATGCATGTAGTGTGTCAAAATTCACAAGATAACAAAAGAACAGGTCAAAACCTGGTCTCTAATTTCCTCTCCAGCCTTCCTAATATATAGAGCCTCTGACTCTAGCACAGGAAAATCAACCTCTTCAAACCCGAATTGCTGTGATACCTGaaatataagaaaacaaataagCAAATATCCAAGGgcagcagcagcaacaacaaacaATATACTCCttccggttcaaaataagtgtccacttagcctttagcacaccctttaagaaaatactaactcctaaaagaaataggtattttgactaaactacccttaaTTTAGTACTACCtattacttcctccgtcccaaaataagtgtcagcTTGGCAAAAATTGCGcctattaagaaatcaataaataaaatataaagtttactaaactacccctatTTATTAGATGTCTTTTGAGAATTCAACGCTAGGGCATAGTTGGAAACAATTGctaatttttgtcttgaattacTAAAGTAACACTTATGTTTGGGACAATTTTTTTCCCCTAAGGTGATACTTATGTtagggatggagggagtactactAACGTGACACACTGGAATTTGGTCACAAATTGTAaagttaattccttcttgattATTAAATGGACGGCTAAGTggacacatattatataccGGAGGGAGTATCAATTCATATAAATACCTCTGTGAAGTGATGGAAGAGCCAATTGCGGAGGCGCATGTCTTCAGGTGGGAAATCTCTGGTACCTTTAGGAGGATTAACATCTATTTTCTGAGCAGTATCGTTTTCAACTGGAGGCGAACTAACTGAACCAGAGCGGCCTATTCGAACATTCTGGTTCGCCGATGATAATGAAGAAGTAGAGTAAGCCCTGagagtattattattattgcgtGAAAAGAGAGAGATGTTAAGGTGGTGACGGCGGAGTGAGAGAACCGCTGTTGAGAAGAGTGGGTGCTGGAGAAAGAGGGAAGAGTTTAAAATTGCCGGCATGTTTTCACCGGCTATGTTTTCGGCTAAGATATCCGCTCTCCACGAATATTTGGGGGACCTTGAGAAATGAAGAGTAGGATttgaaaagatttaaaaaatatttgggcCTAAAATACTTCAAAATACCGTAATATTTTAGTTATTAGTAGTGTCACTCATATTATACACCACTTTTTTTATTAACAAAAGGGGTTGTTTTCGTCATGTATTATTTAAATCAAATGCAAGTACATCAATAATGAGAGACAGAGCGATAGTATGGCACTCCGTTGAACCAAGTATAAAAGAAGATGCTCTAGCGAGACAGTGAGCAATATGGTTCACTGATTCCTTAACAAACGACAAAGAAAAACGGTAACTTTGAAAAAAGTTTTACAATCAAAATCTAAAGCATCAAACTAAGAGTAATTCGCCAAATTTCCATCCAGAGTTTCTTTGAGAAATATTGTTTTTCCAGCAATAAATTGACTCAAGTGATCACGTAGCACCATATCTACCCCCACTAAACCTGCAtggatattgtaggaggcatcgGCATTACATTTTATTGTGGAAAGCGGAGGCAGTTTCCATTTAGTCATCATAGTATTCACGACGGTAATAGGTATCTCGTCCCTCAAATTGGCATTCCTCCATTCTTCTAGTTCATTCTTTGCACGCTAACCGCTTAATAATGCTGATTTAACCATTTCTTAACCATCCTACcctatatatttaaaatatttatcatgCCATGGGAGAGAGATTCTTTATTCTTcccataaaaataaattaatgttAAATTCCCGTTTTATGAATATTATAGTAGTTTCTTTACATAAAATGTATTTACATATTGTTATACTTTTTAAGAGGATAGATAATTTCATATCATGTTTTGGAGACATTTGTATGTtttatgtcaaatcaatacAGTTCTGTCCGATTTTTAAATCAAGTATGATGCATTCATCAAATAATTTGTGTTTTGAAAAAGGTGAACTTCATGAATGGATCAATTTTGTCATTCGTTATAATCAGGCTAATAATTCGCTCCCATTAATTATAGAAGTGGCTCATATGTATCCTTCGTTAAAGATTAATGATTCTTTTATTAATCTTATTGGAAGAAAAAGGATTTTGGATTATCATTGAGTCACCTGGTGGGAACGGGAAGAAAAGTAGAAAGTTAAAAGGGTGGGAGGTCGTATTGTGGTGTCTTTTAGATAATGTATCTTGTActactaaaaataattaaaggcTAATAATCAAGGGTGTGGGTTCCATTCGCGTAAAAGGGTATATATGGCACAGAGTTGTAATGAGAAAGGTAATATTGACCCCAATTATTAACGAATGACATAATTGCTCCATTTCGTGAATGTTAAAGCCTTTTCCTTTGTAGTTGTAATCCTTTTTTCATCACTAGACAAACATTTGCCACTTTTAAAAACATAATGGATTAATGTCTGATGCTTTAATCCATTAATCTTTATTTTTGCAGGTCTtcacaaaaataacaacaacatactcaataTAATCTCACAAAGCGAGGTCTGAAAAGGGAAAAATGTATGCAGACATTACTCCTACTTTGAGATAGGCCTGTGCACGAAtcagttcggttcggttttggcCATCATCGAGTTGAAATTTCGAATTTCGACTTTCTAAAATTCTCACCCAAACTCGATCTATTCTAGGTTCAATTcgattcattttttattatttcggtTTGGTTACACAAATCGATTTGTTCGGTTTATTCgaaatttaaacaagtaacTATTTCATTTAAGTTTTAgaataaacataacaaaaaataatgagATCCTAAATTTGCAACCTTATAACCAagaaaaaatcataaacttgcaagcataatagcatataaatagcaaaacaagAGCTTCACAACTTGTGCAAGAATACAAATCCGCCAACACCACATTACATATACCAAATTAGTCATATTAGTCACTAGTGGCATATAAATTCGGTTTGTTCGGATCGGCGTGGTTGATAATTGAAGCCAACCATATCCGAACCGTTAAACCATAATATTTTACAATTGCATTTGTAATTCGAAATCGAATTGTATTATCCAAATTGAATTATCCGAATTGTTCCGAATCGGTTTGGAAATTCGGATTGAACCGATTTGTGCACAGGCCTGCTTTGAGAGTTAGAgaagttgtttccgatagaccctttACTCAAGAAAAGCAATTCAAAACAGTCCagagaagaaaaaacaaaaatgaaaaggcTATGACAAAATGCTATATAAAGAAGTCTGAAAAAAGGAACAATTACTACCAAAAGTTAATACGATAATTGAAGTACAAGAGACAATAAATAATAACAGAAGTCGAAGAGCAAGAAACTACAACGATAATACTACGACTGCTAGTATAGAAGGACAAGCGGGACAATGCTCAACTACCTATTAACTTTCTACCCTAATCCGTGACATCCATAACCTTCTATCTAAGGTGATGTTCTGAGTAAGTTGAATACGTGTCGTGtcatgtctaatcacctctccccaatactgcTTTCAGCTACCTCTACTTCTACcaaaaccatccatagccaaccaCTCACATTTCCGCACTGGGCATTCGTgcatctcctcttcacatgcccaaaacATCTCACCTCGCTTCTATCATCTTGTTCTTTACTGAAGCCAGTTCGACCTTATACTAAATATCttaatttctaatcctatctctTATAGTATACCCACACATCCACGACAAAACATCATTGTAGTTTATTATATCAATTCCTGTTAGTTTGAacaattttgatgatttgaatAAGGTCAATTAGAATCTTATTTAATGAGAaaggtaaaattttaaaagtgaAGACTATACATCATcgaaatttataatttttgtgAACAAATTTAACAAGTATTTATTTGTATCTTCCACAGGTAACCTCAATTCAGGCCTTaataaccaaataaaaaaaaaggaagaagaagatgatccATCAGAAGAGATTTGATAATGAACATGTTACATGTGAAGCAATTTAAAAGCATGTGTCACTAACATAATGTTCAATAATTCTGTCACAAGTGAAAAAATACACGCAATTATGCTAATTAAATACACTCAAACAACTAGCGCGagaaacaatataaaaatcTAATTATTTACTAGTAGTATACAGTTATATAatagtttatacacaaatatggaTTAAATCGGATGTTTATACCTAAAATGGGCTACGTGacataaatattttcaaaaatagacacTTACCGTAATTTTCCCATATCAAAATAGGATTCTAGTACCTTAACCAAAGTGCAATTATGCTAATTAACCGCGTCATTCTACTTTTCCAATTTCAACTGTAGTTCAGTATTTAGGAAATTTCCCgaatgagaagaaaaagaaaggtataaaaCCGAAGATAAAGGAAGCTAGAAAGGATTTTACAGGGAATCATGGCTTTATAACGAATCATCAACATTGCAGCAAAATCACACTTCTCAATACTGTTTCTTCCCATTCTTCAACTGTTGTTGGCCGGTGTTGACAGCAGTAAGTAAGCTTAAGATTCGAAATTGCTTATCCTCTGCTCTCACTGCCTTGCC
This is a stretch of genomic DNA from Lycium ferocissimum isolate CSIRO_LF1 unplaced genomic scaffold, AGI_CSIRO_Lferr_CH_V1 ctg525, whole genome shotgun sequence. It encodes these proteins:
- the LOC132044802 gene encoding histidine--tRNA ligase, chloroplastic/mitochondrial, producing MPAILNSSLFLQHPLFSTAVLSLRRHHLNISLFSRNNNNTLRAYSTSSLSSANQNVRIGRSGSVSSPPVENDTAQKIDVNPPKGTRDFPPEDMRLRNWLFHHFTEVSQQFGFEEVDFPVLESEALYIRKAGEEIRDQLYCFEDRGNRRVALRPELTPSLARLVIQKGKSVSLPLKWFAIGQCWRYERMTRGRRREHYQWNMDIIGVPDVTAEAELISSIITFFKRIGLTASDVGFKISSRKVLQEVLRCYSVPENMFGRVCIIIDKIGKIPMDDIRKDLQSADMSEVAIEELLQVLSLKSLTKLEEKLGASGEALSDLKQLFSLAEKYGYSEWLQFDASIVRGLAYYTGIVFEGFDREGKLRAICGGGRYDRLLSTFGGDDLPACGFGFGDAVIVELLKERGLLPELSLQVENIVCSLDQELQGAASAVATILREKGQSVDLVLENKPLKWVFKRAARINARRLIFVGKAEWEKGMVNVKTLSTGEQLEIRLDELE